The Salvia splendens isolate huo1 chromosome 21, SspV2, whole genome shotgun sequence genome includes a window with the following:
- the LOC121785565 gene encoding guanine nucleotide-binding protein subunit gamma 2-like → MDRAPPQAGEQPHKRSSAASSAMASSTSGHMGKHRMLAAISFLNQEIQIMQDELVELETIGGVSTVCPAVIASVDSVPDALLPVTRAPVEADWDRWFQGAQSSRSRRRWI, encoded by the exons ATGGATCGAGCTCCGCCGCAAGCGGGTGAACAGCCCCACAAGCGCAGCTCAGCCGCCTCATCGGCAATGGCGTCCTCGACTTCTGGCCATATGGGAAAGCACAGAATGTTAGCTGCAATTTCCTTCCTCAATCAGGAAATCCAAATTATGCAG GATGAGCTAGTTGAATTAGAAACTATCGGCGGAGTATCCACTGTTTGTCCAGC TGTAATCGCAAGCGTGGATTCAGTTCCAGACGCTCTGCTTCCGGT GACTAGAGCTCCGGTGGAGGCCGACTGGGATAGGTGGTTCCAAGGCGCTCAGAGCTCCCGTAGTCGCCGCCGATGGATCTGA